In a single window of the Halobaculum lipolyticum genome:
- a CDS encoding SDR family oxidoreductase yields the protein MPAGPARADPPFDAPDLSGSTAFVTGTTRGIGKRIALTLAEHGCNVVSTGKTAEPGGDLPGTIHKTAEQCEERGVDAHAIQLDVRDEDAVEAAVQEAIDEFGTIDVVINNASAIQLANVADLPANRFDLLTDVNVRGTYLVSRAFLPHLRDQDGGWILTNAPPVTVDRAPCKAPYAWSKLGMSFVTLSLAQELASDDVGCNTFWPVTAVDTRATRYFGLGTEDDWRTPHVLADAVLSILGRDPGEYTGHAAYDEDLLRAAGASDADLSAYNLTDGDPAPTSAQMFDPEYVRE from the coding sequence ATGCCAGCCGGACCGGCCCGAGCCGACCCGCCGTTCGACGCGCCCGACCTCTCGGGGTCGACGGCGTTCGTCACCGGCACCACCCGCGGCATCGGCAAGCGCATCGCGCTCACGCTCGCCGAACACGGCTGTAACGTCGTCTCGACGGGCAAGACCGCCGAACCCGGCGGCGACCTCCCGGGCACCATCCACAAGACCGCCGAACAGTGCGAGGAACGCGGCGTCGACGCCCACGCCATTCAGTTGGACGTGCGCGACGAGGACGCCGTCGAGGCGGCCGTACAGGAGGCCATCGACGAGTTCGGCACGATAGACGTCGTGATCAACAACGCCAGCGCGATCCAGTTGGCGAACGTGGCGGACCTCCCCGCGAACCGCTTCGACCTGCTGACGGACGTGAACGTCCGCGGCACCTACCTCGTCTCGCGGGCGTTCCTCCCCCACCTGCGCGACCAGGACGGCGGGTGGATCCTCACGAACGCGCCGCCGGTGACGGTCGACCGCGCCCCATGCAAGGCTCCCTACGCGTGGTCGAAGCTGGGGATGTCGTTCGTCACACTGTCGCTCGCACAGGAACTCGCGAGCGACGACGTCGGCTGTAACACGTTCTGGCCCGTCACCGCCGTCGACACCCGCGCGACGCGCTACTTCGGGCTGGGCACCGAGGACGACTGGCGCACGCCGCACGTGCTCGCCGACGCCGTCCTGTCGATCCTCGGGCGCGACCCCGGCGAGTACACCGGCCACGCCGCCTACGACGAGGACCTGCTGCGCGCGGCCGGCGCGAGCGACGCCGACCTCTCCGCGTACAACCTCACGGACGGCGACCCCGCGCCGACGTCGGCGCAGATGTTCGATCCGGAGTACGTACGCGAGTAG
- a CDS encoding transporter, with translation MRLSTIVLLIGVGLFVLPIPGTFIAGGIALLVGAVLRFLGE, from the coding sequence GTGCGCCTCTCCACTATCGTGTTGTTGATCGGCGTCGGACTGTTCGTGCTCCCGATCCCGGGGACGTTCATCGCGGGCGGGATAGCGCTCCTCGTCGGCGCGGTGTTACGCTTCCTCGGGGAGTGA
- a CDS encoding HalOD1 output domain-containing protein produces the protein MIRTGGPTVYRGCTPVVDSWFDVGRKGGLTRALADAVAEAKGLDPVDLPPLYRAVELDALERLLEQQDPDTARFCLFSFVVDDSVVFVRGDGRIRVCDTTRPTDPEPVFETLLR, from the coding sequence ATGATACGAACCGGAGGTCCGACCGTCTACCGGGGCTGTACGCCCGTCGTCGACTCGTGGTTCGACGTCGGGCGGAAGGGCGGACTCACACGGGCGCTCGCCGACGCGGTCGCGGAGGCGAAGGGGCTGGACCCGGTCGACCTCCCGCCGTTGTACCGAGCGGTCGAACTCGACGCGCTCGAACGGCTGCTCGAACAACAGGACCCCGATACGGCCCGCTTCTGTCTGTTCAGCTTCGTCGTCGACGACAGCGTCGTGTTCGTCCGCGGCGACGGACGCATCCGCGTCTGCGATACGACGCGGCCGACCGACCCGGAACCGGTGTTCGAGACCCTCCTGCGGTAG
- the kynU gene encoding kynureninase: MTDTDSPRAESTSTVEDARDRDESDPLAGYRDHFAVPEGERYMDGNSLGLAPDTALATLERVVDEWRDLAIRGWEAADPDWFHYGEHLGDLLAPLVGADPDEVVVANSTTVNIHTLIGTFLDTLPGTPAGPDPSADPPAVLVNDLDFPTDHYAIRAQLRQRGLDPDEQLVAVESRDGRTIDEADVEAVLRERDDVGIVFMPSVLYRSGQLLDVDRITAAAHDHGALAGFDCAHSVGAVDHALGDAGGDDEGADFAVWCSYKYLNGGPGATAGLYVHERHHGTTPALAGWWGNDKATQFEMRHTYDHAGTAGAWQIGTVPMLSSAPIEGAVELIREAGIERVREKSLALTDYLIELVDERLGDDFSVGTPREHARRGGHVAIEHPEGFRVSEALRDRDVVVDFRPPNVVRVCPAPLYTRFEDVYRVVETIEGIVDADAHREYDPRDGGVT, encoded by the coding sequence ATGACCGACACGGACTCGCCCCGTGCGGAGTCCACCTCCACCGTCGAGGACGCCCGCGACCGCGACGAGTCGGACCCCCTCGCCGGCTACCGCGACCACTTCGCCGTGCCCGAGGGCGAGCGCTACATGGACGGCAACTCCCTCGGGCTGGCGCCCGACACCGCGCTCGCGACGCTGGAGCGCGTCGTCGACGAGTGGCGCGACCTCGCCATCCGCGGGTGGGAGGCGGCCGACCCCGACTGGTTCCACTACGGCGAACACCTCGGCGACCTGCTCGCGCCGCTGGTGGGCGCCGACCCCGACGAGGTCGTCGTCGCCAACTCGACGACGGTGAACATCCACACCCTGATCGGGACGTTCCTCGACACCCTGCCCGGCACGCCCGCGGGACCGGACCCGTCGGCGGACCCGCCCGCGGTGCTGGTCAACGATCTGGACTTCCCGACCGACCACTACGCGATCCGCGCGCAGTTGCGCCAGCGCGGGCTGGACCCGGACGAACAGCTCGTCGCGGTGGAGTCCCGCGACGGCCGAACGATCGACGAGGCCGACGTCGAGGCCGTGCTCCGCGAGCGCGACGACGTGGGTATCGTGTTCATGCCCTCGGTGCTGTACCGCTCGGGACAGTTGCTCGACGTCGACCGCATCACGGCCGCCGCCCACGACCACGGCGCGCTCGCGGGGTTCGACTGCGCCCACTCGGTCGGTGCGGTCGACCACGCGCTCGGCGACGCCGGCGGCGACGACGAGGGCGCCGACTTCGCGGTGTGGTGTTCGTACAAGTACCTCAACGGCGGTCCCGGCGCGACCGCGGGGCTGTACGTCCACGAGCGCCACCACGGGACGACGCCCGCGCTGGCGGGCTGGTGGGGCAACGACAAGGCGACGCAGTTCGAGATGCGTCACACGTACGACCACGCCGGCACCGCCGGCGCGTGGCAGATCGGCACCGTGCCGATGCTCTCCTCGGCGCCGATAGAGGGCGCCGTCGAACTGATCCGCGAGGCCGGCATCGAGCGCGTCCGCGAGAAGTCGCTGGCGCTCACCGACTACCTGATCGAACTGGTGGACGAGCGCCTCGGCGACGACTTCTCCGTGGGGACGCCGCGCGAGCACGCCCGCCGCGGCGGCCACGTCGCGATCGAACACCCCGAGGGGTTCCGCGTGAGCGAGGCGCTGCGCGACCGCGACGTCGTCGTCGACTTCCGGCCGCCGAACGTCGTCCGCGTCTGTCCGGCCCCGCTGTACACCCGGTTCGAGGACGTCTACCGCGTCGTCGAGACGATCGAGGGGATCGTCGACGCCGACGCACACCGCGAGTACGACCCCCGCGACGGCGGCGTCACCTGA
- a CDS encoding MFS transporter produces MSLSLRRLVGDDADVLDDRDFRLLLLASLISPMGASVVSPVVETLAGPYGVPPAEVALLLSAFTAPGIVCIPLSGVLADRYGRKPVLAAGLALFGLAGVSLTLTTDFRAALGLRLLQGVGYTGIGPILITATGDLFSGARESAAQGVRFTAVGASLTVFPLLSGLLVALAWWVPFALYAAALPVAAAVWLLFDESADLGGDDDDGGSGGGGVRDLLALATRPRVAATLVGRAAPGFLWFAFLTYNSIVVVRLLGGSPGAAGALVAVASVTSAVATTQTGRITARFGRAAPTFAALVAGAVGLAGVALAPSVPVALLAGVPVGAGFSVALTLYRSAITGLASDDLRGGLVSLGESVGRVGSTGAPVAMGAVVTVLTEPLGYAGAVRTVSLVVAAGVVVGGGLLLLVGDQNAGDGRDAGAAAGDD; encoded by the coding sequence GTGTCGCTCTCGCTCCGTCGGCTCGTCGGCGACGACGCGGACGTGCTCGACGACCGCGACTTCCGGCTGCTGCTGCTGGCGTCGCTCATCTCGCCGATGGGCGCGTCGGTCGTCTCGCCGGTCGTCGAGACGCTCGCCGGGCCGTACGGCGTCCCGCCCGCCGAGGTCGCCCTGTTGCTGTCGGCGTTCACCGCGCCCGGCATCGTCTGTATCCCCCTCTCGGGCGTGCTCGCCGACCGCTACGGCCGCAAGCCGGTGCTGGCGGCCGGGCTGGCGCTGTTCGGGCTGGCGGGCGTCTCGCTGACGCTGACGACCGACTTCCGGGCCGCGCTCGGGCTACGGCTCCTGCAGGGTGTCGGCTACACCGGCATCGGGCCGATCCTGATCACCGCGACGGGCGACCTGTTCTCGGGCGCCCGCGAGTCCGCCGCACAGGGCGTTCGATTCACCGCCGTCGGCGCCTCGCTCACCGTGTTCCCGCTGCTGTCGGGGCTGCTCGTGGCGCTGGCGTGGTGGGTCCCGTTCGCGCTGTACGCCGCCGCGCTCCCCGTCGCGGCCGCCGTGTGGTTGCTGTTCGACGAGTCGGCCGACCTCGGCGGGGACGATGACGACGGCGGGTCCGGCGGGGGCGGCGTCCGCGACCTGCTGGCGCTCGCGACCCGTCCGCGCGTGGCCGCCACGCTGGTCGGGCGCGCCGCGCCGGGGTTCCTCTGGTTCGCGTTCCTCACGTACAACTCGATCGTCGTCGTCCGGCTGCTGGGCGGGTCGCCCGGCGCCGCCGGCGCGCTGGTCGCGGTCGCCTCCGTCACCAGCGCCGTGGCGACGACCCAGACCGGACGGATCACCGCCCGGTTCGGCCGCGCGGCGCCGACGTTCGCCGCGCTCGTCGCCGGCGCGGTCGGGCTGGCCGGGGTGGCGCTGGCGCCGTCGGTGCCGGTCGCGCTGCTGGCGGGCGTCCCCGTCGGCGCGGGCTTCTCGGTCGCGCTCACCCTCTACCGCTCGGCGATCACCGGACTCGCGAGCGACGACCTCCGCGGCGGTCTCGTCAGCCTCGGCGAGTCCGTGGGTCGCGTCGGCTCGACCGGCGCCCCCGTCGCGATGGGCGCGGTCGTCACCGTCCTGACCGAGCCGCTCGGCTACGCCGGCGCCGTCCGCACCGTCTCGCTGGTCGTCGCCGCCGGCGTCGTCGTCGGGGGCGGACTGCTCCTGCTCGTGGGCGACCAGAACGCCGGCGACGGGCGCGACGCCGGGGCGGCCGCCGGCGACGACTGA
- a CDS encoding alpha/beta hydrolase, protein MTDADPAVDADAAADAGPLADLDPDLRRVVSDIESLGVPPWHALSVREARRIEDDLFGGDGDPTETLPVASTLDLGIEGPDGDDLPLRVYRPPETPAPTLVFFHGGGWCLGTLDSAADLARRLCRRVGAVVVSVDYRLAPDHRFPAPVDDAIRALEWTRDHGESLGGNGVVGVAGSSAGANLAAAAALATPADTAPAVQTLLYPITDRAFATDSYEANADGPLLTREDMRYFWRQYLRSDVDAANPYAAPLRAGDLGRTAPAVVVTAERDPLRDDGAAYAARLSDAGVPVDHLDYDGMCHGFCSFAGDVPAADDAFDDLAAATREHLAAARGE, encoded by the coding sequence ATGACCGACGCCGACCCGGCCGTCGACGCCGACGCCGCGGCCGACGCCGGACCGCTCGCCGACCTCGACCCGGACCTCCGGCGCGTCGTCTCGGATATCGAATCGCTCGGCGTCCCCCCGTGGCACGCGCTCTCGGTCCGCGAAGCCCGTCGGATCGAAGACGACCTGTTCGGCGGCGACGGCGACCCCACGGAGACGCTGCCGGTCGCCTCGACGCTCGATCTGGGCATCGAGGGACCCGACGGCGACGACCTCCCGCTGCGGGTGTACCGACCGCCGGAGACGCCGGCGCCGACGCTCGTGTTCTTCCACGGCGGCGGCTGGTGTCTCGGCACGCTCGACTCCGCCGCCGACCTCGCGCGCCGCCTCTGCCGCCGCGTCGGCGCCGTCGTCGTCTCCGTCGACTACCGGCTCGCCCCCGACCACCGCTTCCCCGCGCCCGTCGACGACGCGATCCGGGCGCTGGAGTGGACCCGCGACCACGGCGAGTCCCTCGGCGGGAACGGCGTCGTCGGCGTCGCCGGCTCCTCGGCGGGCGCGAACCTCGCCGCGGCGGCCGCGCTGGCGACGCCGGCCGACACCGCCCCCGCGGTCCAGACGCTCCTGTACCCGATCACCGACCGCGCGTTCGCGACCGACTCCTACGAGGCGAACGCAGACGGCCCGCTACTCACCCGCGAGGACATGCGCTACTTCTGGCGGCAGTACCTCCGCTCGGACGTCGACGCCGCCAACCCCTACGCCGCGCCGCTGCGGGCGGGCGACCTCGGCCGCACCGCCCCCGCGGTCGTCGTCACGGCCGAGCGCGACCCGCTGCGCGACGACGGCGCGGCCTACGCCGCCCGCCTGTCCGACGCCGGCGTCCCCGTCGACCACCTCGACTACGACGGCATGTGTCACGGCTTCTGCTCGTTCGCCGGCGACGTGCCCGCAGCCGACGACGCGTTCGACGACCTCGCGGCCGCGACGCGCGAGCACCTCGCCGCGGCTCGCGGGGAGTGA
- a CDS encoding DICT sensory domain-containing protein, which produces MSDLAALVRDVRNRDHRFTVYGRRDDVDAADRFRNRNVEVAGRTLPAGGPAPFVVIEEDGEVVGVASLADVEGLTEPPIRRPDPGSGVSEGFRVFFEVLDDTVFTSMSRAELLAVSREIEERAYRVGTGALRASFQRAAALRAQADVYRTLAADTELAIDVYARPDERGLPAVHGVRVHPLADPAVERHWVVAFDGGGDDCQACGLVAQERPEGYDGFWTADADIVARIAAALPA; this is translated from the coding sequence GTGAGCGACCTCGCCGCGCTCGTCCGCGACGTGCGCAACCGCGACCACCGATTCACCGTCTACGGCCGCCGGGACGACGTCGACGCGGCCGACCGGTTCCGGAACCGCAACGTCGAGGTCGCGGGGCGGACGCTGCCGGCGGGCGGTCCCGCCCCGTTCGTCGTGATCGAGGAGGACGGCGAGGTCGTCGGCGTCGCGAGCCTCGCCGACGTCGAGGGACTCACCGAGCCGCCGATCCGTCGCCCCGACCCCGGCTCGGGCGTCTCCGAGGGGTTCCGCGTGTTCTTCGAGGTGCTCGACGACACCGTGTTCACGTCGATGTCGCGGGCGGAACTGCTCGCGGTGTCACGCGAGATAGAAGAACGCGCCTACCGCGTCGGGACTGGGGCGCTCCGCGCGTCGTTCCAGCGTGCGGCGGCGCTCCGGGCGCAGGCGGACGTCTACCGGACCCTCGCGGCCGACACCGAACTCGCGATCGACGTGTACGCCCGCCCGGACGAGCGGGGGCTTCCCGCGGTGCACGGGGTGAGGGTCCACCCGCTCGCCGACCCGGCGGTCGAACGCCACTGGGTCGTCGCCTTCGACGGCGGCGGCGACGACTGCCAGGCGTGCGGTCTCGTCGCCCAGGAGCGTCCCGAGGGGTACGACGGCTTCTGGACCGCCGACGCCGACATCGTCGCGCGGATCGCGGCCGCGCTGCCCGCGTGA
- a CDS encoding DUF7344 domain-containing protein has translation MGEEPSRADERGTDSTPAAAPELTSDDLYRALSETRRRRSLVYLFGGDDWTVADLASALVGWAVTEDGGVGTSDDRERLRALLVHVDLPLLSEAGLVEYDRDAGVVRTAAVDPAIEHLVRRSVGRSAPSDR, from the coding sequence ATGGGCGAGGAACCGAGCCGAGCGGACGAGCGAGGAACCGACTCGACGCCGGCGGCGGCGCCCGAACTGACGAGCGACGACCTCTACCGTGCGCTGTCGGAGACGCGCCGACGCCGGTCGCTGGTGTACCTGTTCGGCGGCGACGACTGGACCGTGGCCGACCTGGCGAGCGCGCTCGTCGGCTGGGCGGTGACGGAGGACGGCGGAGTCGGGACGTCCGACGACCGCGAGCGCCTCCGTGCGCTGTTGGTCCACGTCGACCTCCCGTTGCTGTCGGAGGCCGGTCTCGTCGAGTACGACCGCGACGCCGGCGTCGTCCGCACGGCCGCGGTCGACCCGGCGATCGAACACCTCGTCCGCCGGAGCGTCGGGCGGTCGGCGCCGTCGGATCGGTGA
- a CDS encoding DHH family phosphoesterase, translating into MSAARNLSELLTGGTEITIVCHNNPDPDCLASALALGRIAADAGIDERHILYSGDISHQQNRAFVNLLDIDLRPFETEAVVDRRPDSLLAFVDHSVPGDNNDVPAGTRVDVVIDHHPADGVDATFVDRREAVGACATILTEYLRKLDVDVDPVLATALLVAIRTETLAFLRGVTPAEYDAAGFLHDLADQETLRRLVAPSVTGETLDTIATAIGNRTVARSVLVSGVGRTGERDALPQAADYLATLEGVETAIVFGIVRDAIHVSARSPDPRIHAGEVLHAAFEDVGSAGGHHDVAGGQVPLGIFADDTADDASLLTLVDEVVTARLFDALAIDEGER; encoded by the coding sequence ATGAGCGCGGCCCGGAACCTGTCGGAGCTGTTGACGGGCGGGACCGAGATCACCATCGTCTGTCACAACAACCCGGACCCCGACTGTCTGGCGAGCGCGCTGGCGTTGGGCCGGATCGCGGCCGACGCCGGCATCGACGAGCGACACATCCTCTACAGCGGCGACATCTCCCACCAGCAGAACCGCGCGTTCGTCAACCTCCTCGACATCGATCTCCGGCCGTTCGAGACCGAGGCCGTCGTCGACCGGCGGCCGGACTCGCTGCTGGCGTTCGTCGACCACTCGGTCCCCGGCGACAACAACGACGTGCCGGCGGGGACCCGCGTCGACGTCGTGATCGACCACCACCCCGCCGACGGCGTCGACGCGACGTTCGTCGACCGGCGCGAGGCGGTCGGCGCCTGCGCGACGATCCTCACGGAGTACCTCCGGAAGCTCGACGTCGACGTCGACCCGGTGTTGGCGACGGCGCTGTTGGTCGCGATCCGTACCGAGACGCTGGCGTTCCTCCGGGGGGTCACTCCCGCAGAGTACGACGCGGCGGGGTTCCTCCACGACCTCGCCGATCAGGAGACGCTCCGCCGGCTGGTCGCGCCGTCGGTCACCGGCGAGACGCTCGACACCATCGCGACGGCCATCGGGAACCGCACCGTCGCCCGCTCGGTGTTGGTGTCGGGCGTCGGCCGCACCGGCGAGCGGGACGCGCTGCCGCAGGCTGCCGACTACCTCGCGACGCTGGAGGGCGTCGAGACGGCGATCGTGTTCGGGATCGTCCGCGACGCGATCCACGTCAGCGCCCGCTCGCCGGACCCCCGGATCCACGCGGGGGAGGTGCTCCACGCGGCGTTCGAGGACGTGGGGAGCGCGGGCGGCCACCACGACGTCGCCGGCGGACAGGTCCCCCTCGGGATCTTCGCCGACGACACCGCCGACGACGCCAGCCTGTTGACGCTGGTCGACGAGGTCGTCACCGCCCGACTGTTCGACGCGCTCGCCATCGACGAGGGAGAGCGGTGA
- a CDS encoding AIR synthase-related protein, with amino-acid sequence MSDDGVPRRGKVDRDTFESTIRPALGAARDDVRLGPAHGVDFGVLDVGGRAVVCATDPISMLPALGAERAGRFALSFALGDVAVSGVRPTHFCPSFALPAGVSDEQFAGFWAAMAAECEALGVAVPTGHTARYPGAALPWVGAATVLGVGEHDDVIRPDGARPGDRLLVTKGPAVETAGLFASLYPDALAERGVDEATIADAAALLEETSVVRDALAAAEAGREDAAGGDAPGVTAMHDATEGGLRGALCETAAAAGVRIDVDSAAVPVAEAALATCEALEIDPWACTTSGTLLLAVAPAAVDAVVDALGERGTPVGVAGEVGTGEGVFVDGEPVDPPAEDASWGVYERLSGGS; translated from the coding sequence ATGAGCGACGACGGCGTCCCGCGACGGGGGAAGGTCGACCGCGACACGTTCGAGTCGACGATCCGACCCGCGCTCGGCGCCGCCCGCGACGACGTGCGCCTCGGGCCGGCCCACGGCGTCGACTTCGGCGTGCTCGACGTCGGCGGCCGCGCCGTCGTCTGCGCGACCGACCCGATCTCGATGCTCCCCGCGCTGGGCGCCGAGCGCGCCGGCCGCTTCGCGCTGTCGTTCGCGCTCGGCGACGTGGCCGTCTCCGGCGTCCGACCGACACACTTCTGCCCGTCGTTCGCGCTGCCGGCCGGCGTGAGCGACGAGCAGTTCGCCGGCTTCTGGGCCGCGATGGCCGCCGAGTGCGAGGCGCTCGGCGTCGCCGTCCCGACCGGCCACACCGCCCGCTACCCCGGCGCGGCGCTCCCGTGGGTCGGCGCCGCCACCGTCCTCGGCGTCGGCGAGCACGACGACGTGATCCGGCCCGACGGCGCCCGGCCGGGCGACCGCCTCCTCGTGACGAAGGGACCGGCCGTCGAGACCGCCGGGCTGTTCGCGTCGCTGTACCCCGACGCCCTCGCCGAGCGCGGCGTCGACGAGGCGACCATCGCCGACGCGGCGGCCCTGCTCGAGGAGACGAGCGTCGTGCGCGACGCGCTCGCGGCGGCCGAAGCGGGACGCGAGGACGCCGCCGGCGGCGACGCTCCGGGCGTCACCGCGATGCACGACGCGACGGAGGGCGGACTCCGCGGCGCCCTCTGTGAGACGGCCGCCGCCGCGGGCGTCCGGATCGACGTCGACTCCGCGGCCGTCCCGGTCGCGGAGGCCGCGCTGGCGACGTGCGAGGCGCTGGAGATCGACCCGTGGGCGTGTACGACCTCCGGGACGCTCCTGCTGGCGGTCGCCCCCGCGGCCGTCGACGCGGTCGTCGACGCGCTCGGCGAGCGCGGGACGCCCGTCGGCGTCGCCGGCGAGGTCGGCACGGGCGAGGGGGTGTTCGTCGACGGCGAGCCGGTGGACCCGCCCGCGGAGGACGCCTCGTGGGGCGTGTACGAGCGCCTGTCCGGGGGGTCGTAG
- a CDS encoding FG-GAP-like repeat-containing protein yields MFADRSDDVADDTPHRGYGVAVTPGVSGPCALVAGHGPANRLLTWRDGAVRDVATPAVADEGRHAVGVVAADLDADGDEELYVHNTDAYEGHTRDTDLLLDPVDVRPDHPDVRWRDLFGLSVNASRGNFRAGRSVAALDRYGTGRYGVFVASYGAPSRFYELGDDGELSDMAGAVGLDLTAGARSLWAGPIVSDRMDLFVGVERGPNRLFRNEGGHFRDVAAAVGVADPGTNARGATLVDGDLAVGGWETPSRLFSPADDPDGRADPDGLANSDGRTDPDGPDGRSDRDRGTDGVPRTPGGTRPDGGLTRFVDDAPEELATATRVRTLVAADFDNDGRVELFCNAMGAENRLFRKGADGWTAVDAGAAREPDGLGTGAAVADVDGDGALELLVVHGELAAQPITMYAAADATDNDWLRVRPTTQYGAPARGATVTVETATRTRTAGVCAGSGYLCQMEPVAHVGLGDERPERAVVRWPDGRETTLESPEPCTEHDVPHPMAPRF; encoded by the coding sequence GTGTTCGCGGACCGGTCCGACGACGTCGCCGACGACACGCCCCACCGCGGCTACGGGGTCGCCGTCACGCCCGGCGTGAGCGGCCCCTGTGCGCTCGTCGCGGGGCACGGACCGGCCAACCGCCTGCTGACGTGGCGCGACGGCGCCGTGCGCGACGTGGCGACGCCCGCCGTCGCCGACGAGGGGCGCCACGCCGTCGGCGTCGTCGCCGCCGACCTCGACGCCGACGGCGACGAGGAACTGTACGTCCACAACACCGACGCCTACGAGGGCCACACGCGCGACACCGACCTCCTCCTCGACCCCGTCGACGTCCGCCCGGACCACCCGGACGTGCGCTGGCGCGACCTGTTCGGACTGAGCGTCAACGCCAGCCGCGGCAACTTCCGCGCGGGCCGCTCCGTGGCCGCGCTCGACCGCTACGGCACCGGCCGCTACGGCGTGTTCGTCGCCTCCTACGGCGCCCCCTCGCGTTTCTACGAACTCGGCGACGACGGCGAACTGTCGGACATGGCCGGCGCGGTCGGGCTGGACCTGACGGCCGGCGCGCGCTCGCTGTGGGCCGGGCCGATCGTCTCCGACCGGATGGACCTGTTCGTCGGCGTCGAGCGCGGCCCGAACCGCCTGTTCCGCAACGAGGGGGGCCACTTCCGCGACGTCGCCGCGGCGGTCGGGGTGGCGGACCCGGGGACGAACGCCCGCGGCGCCACGCTCGTCGACGGCGACCTCGCGGTCGGGGGGTGGGAGACGCCGAGCCGGCTGTTCTCGCCGGCCGACGATCCGGACGGTCGCGCGGACCCGGACGGTCTCGCGAACTCCGACGGTCGCACGGACCCGGACGGTCCCGACGGCCGGTCCGACCGCGACCGCGGTACGGACGGCGTTCCGCGGACGCCCGGGGGGACGCGTCCGGACGGCGGTCTCACGCGGTTCGTCGACGACGCCCCCGAGGAGTTGGCGACGGCGACCCGGGTCCGGACGCTCGTCGCCGCCGACTTCGACAACGACGGCCGCGTCGAACTGTTCTGCAACGCGATGGGCGCGGAGAACCGCCTGTTCCGGAAGGGCGCCGACGGCTGGACGGCCGTCGACGCCGGCGCCGCGCGGGAGCCCGACGGGCTGGGCACCGGGGCCGCCGTCGCGGACGTCGACGGCGACGGCGCGCTCGAACTGCTCGTCGTCCACGGCGAACTCGCGGCCCAGCCGATCACCATGTACGCCGCCGCGGACGCGACCGACAACGACTGGCTGCGCGTGCGCCCGACGACACAGTACGGCGCCCCCGCCCGCGGCGCGACCGTCACCGTCGAGACCGCCACGCGGACGCGGACGGCCGGCGTCTGCGCCGGCTCCGGCTACCTCTGTCAGATGGAGCCGGTCGCCCACGTCGGACTGGGGGACGAGCGCCCCGAGCGCGCCGTCGTCCGCTGGCCCGACGGCCGCGAGACGACGCTGGAGTCGCCCGAGCCGTGTACGGAACACGACGTCCCCCACCCGATGGCCCCGCGCTTCTAG